In Elephas maximus indicus isolate mEleMax1 chromosome 25, mEleMax1 primary haplotype, whole genome shotgun sequence, the genomic stretch CTGGCCCCTATTCACTGCAGATGCTGGCTGACCTGAGGACTCCAGGGCTCTTTGTCCCCTGCCATCCCATAGGTGGGGACGGGGACAACTCCTAGGAGTTCTGTTCCCCTGTGCTCCCTACCCTATTACTTTCTTCTTTAGCAAAAAGCACTTCAAAGAATGTATCAACTTCATCCACTGTTGCCGCCTCAATGGGGGGAACTGCCTAGTGCACTGGTGAGTTGTGAGGGGAGCTGGAGGCGGTTGGGGGGAGAGGAAGTGGCTGCTATCCATCGCAAACACACTCATCCTACTGGGAAGGtagaaactggaagagatcttcTCCAGCCTGTCACAATGCCTGATAGCCTAACCTTCTCAAGGTAGAGCCCAAGCAGGGGCTCAAATCAGGACTCTGCCCCTTACCAGCTGCATAGCCATAGCCAAGTACTTGTTCCTCCCTGagactcagtgtcctcatctgtaaaatgggggaaagaATGATGCACTCACAGGGCTGTTGGGAGGAATAGGTGAGGTCATGCAGGTACCCCAGCACCCTCCAAAAGTTCTGACTGTCCCCCGTTCTCCTCCAGCCTTTGAGGTGATGGTGCAGGGCAGTGGGGAGCCCTAGGCTGGGAGACAGAACGTCTCAGTCTCCCCAGCTGCCCCTGGCCCAGGTGATGTCATTCACTCTATAACATCTCACTGAGCACCTGTCCTATACCAGGCTCAGGCTGCTCAGCCAGAGCCCCAGCCATGAGGCCAGCTCCCGAGGAACTGAACAATTAAAATGCCAGGTGGTAGGTGCTGTCCTCAAGGGCTGGATGGGGCAGAGGGCCCTTGGCCTCCCCCTCGAGCAACAACTCATGGTGCCCTCTGACTCCAAGCCCTTCCATGGCTCCCTGTCCCGCTCAGGGTAAAATCCAAACTCCACACCGTGGTCCACAGGCCTTGCGTTGTCTGACCCTTCCTCGCCTCTCCATTCTCATCTCCCACCCTCTTCGCCGCCATCCTCCACTCCAGCTGCACAGGCCTCCCTGTTCTTCACAGCCCTCATGGCTCCCACTTCAGGGTCTTTGCAGTGCCAGGACAGTCTTCACTGACTCTTACCCATCCATCAGGGCTCAGTTTGATATCGCCTTCTTGGAAACGCTTTTCCTAAACCTGCCCCTGTTCCCCCATCTAGATTAATACCCTTTCCTGTAGGATCTCCTAGCCCCCTAGCCTCTCCTGCAAGCACTGATCCTTGCCGGAAATTGCTTACCTGGTTagtgtctgtctcccccaccatACTGTAAGCTCCAGCAGGACAGAGGCCATGTCTAGATTATTCCTCACTATATCGCCAGTACCTGAAAAACACCAGATGATCaagaagtgtttgttgaatgaatgaatgaagtgatgTTCCCCAAGGCTATTAATGTGAGAATGCCAGGCGGAATACTCAGGTCAGAGGGAATGGCATGGACAATGGCCTGCAGGTGGGAAGAGAGATTCTGGGAGGTTCCTCATGGTTAGAGCTCCAGAGACGAGAGCAGGAGAGCTGAGGGGGGAATGGGGTGCCTGGGGGTGGGGCATGGAGGAGACTTGGGGCTTACCTGAAGCCTGGTGGGTGGTCCCAGTTTTGCAGGCATCTCCCGCAGCACCACCATTGTGACGGCATATGTGATGACTGTAACGGGGCTAGGCTGGCGTGATGTGCTTGAAGCCATCAAGGCCAATCGGCCCATCGCCAACCCCAACCCAGGCTTCAAGCAGCAGCTGGAGGAGTTTGGCTGGGGCAGTTCCCAGAAGGTAGGGGCTAGGgcaggggctgggctgggcctggGGTGGGAGACCCTGGAGTCTTTCCCCACTTGAGCTGAGCACCAGTTGGAAAGAATTGATCCTGTGCCTGGGACCTGGCAGAAGATAGTCCTGGAGTTGAAAACTCAGCTGGAGCTAATCCAGCCCCCAGGGGTACTTTGTTTGGACAGGcagttctatttatttatttgtttatatttgaaTGCCTTTAGGCAAGACTGTGAGTCCTCCGGTATGACCAGGTCCCAGCACTGCCCATTACCTGCTTTGCTTGCCTGGAACCCCAAGGCATTCTAGTGTTTGACTCCTTTGGGGGGAACTTTCTCTGCCCTACCCCCAACCCAGGTCCATGATGAGGCCAAAGCCATTCCTTCCCTTTTGCCTACTGGGCAGATAGCACACGGAAATGTCAAAAACTGAGGCCTCCCGGGGACCGAGGAATGAGATAGGAATGAGAGAGGAAGCAGCAAAGGCTTATCAGCAAGGCTGCGGTCGGAAGGAGGCAGGCAGGAACGAGCCTATGTGGATAGAGTTGTTGAGGCCAGTGGATGTGAACACAGGGGATGCAGAGAAGGGGTTAATGTGGTCACCACTATGTAGGTGGGGGTCACTTTAGCAGGTTTGGAAGATGGGGCCTCAGAGGGTAAGGGGGTTCAGAGAGATGaaggggaagtcagggaaggagtaGAAACTCAGAAAGGTGGCTAGGAGGATGCTCAGGAATGGGTGGAGCTTAGCGGGGCGTGGGAGAAGCCCCGAGGTTGTGAGAAATTGCGCAGGGAAGGGGAGGGTGGGCGCTGGATTTGTTTAGCCGGCCTGGCGCAGGGATCTGGGCTGGGTCGGGCTGGGCGGGCCGGCTGCCCTGACCCCCCCTGCGGCCAGGGGTTGACCCGCGCCCCACCGAACCCCGCACCCCAGCTTCGCCGGCAGCTGGAGGAGCGCTTCGGAGAGAGTCCTTTCCGGGACGAGGAAGAGATGCGTGCGCTGCTGCCGCTGTGCAAGCGCTGCCGTCAGGGCTCCGCCACCTCGGCCGCCTCCGTCGCGCCGCACTCCGGCACCTCCGAGGGAACCCTACAGCGCCTGGTGCCGCGGACGCCCCGGGAAACCCACCGGCCGCTGCCGCTGCTGGCGCGCGTCAAGCAGACTTTCTCTTGCCTCCCGCGGTGTCTGTCCCGCAAGGGGGGCAAGTGAGGAGCCCACCGCTCGTGGCTCCCCTCTTCCTCCCGACTGCTCCCCTTCGGGGTCTGTGTGGGCCTCCCACGGCCTCCAGGACGGGCCCAGTGCCTGTGGGAGCCCCGCGACAGCCTGAGCCCCATCCCGCCCCTGCCCGCTTGTCTGCGTCTGTAGTGTGTGTCCTTCATTCTGTGCGTCTCTGTGTTGGGCCGGCCTGCTGCAGCCACCTGGTGCCTTAGTCctcgggctgggggagggggcaccCGGGTCTCGACCCTTAGAGGCGGGGAtggagggtgagggttggggagggtgAGGGCCCACCGGGCCTGGAGGATATTAAAGAGACACAAAAATGCCtgtctgagcctctcctggttatTCAGCAAAAGCAGGGCAGCCGGACTCTGCCTGGTGCCAGGAGCCTGCAGGATGGGAGGGAGTCTAAAAACCACTGCtgatgagtccattctgactcatggtgacccatgtgttacagactagactCCGtgaggtttccttggctgtaatc encodes the following:
- the LOC126067679 gene encoding dual specificity protein phosphatase 15 — its product is MGNGMTKVLPGLYLGNFIDAKDPDQLGRNKITHIISIHESPQPLLQDITYLRIPVADTPEVPIKKHFKECINFIHCCRLNGGNCLVHCFAGISRSTTIVTAYVMTVTGLGWRDVLEAIKANRPIANPNPGFKQQLEEFGWGSSQKLRRQLEERFGESPFRDEEEMRALLPLCKRCRQGSATSAASVAPHSGTSEGTLQRLVPRTPRETHRPLPLLARVKQTFSCLPRCLSRKGGK